A stretch of the uncultured Trichococcus sp. genome encodes the following:
- the ssb gene encoding single-stranded DNA-binding protein, protein MINNVVLVGRLTKDCDLKYTSSGTAVGTFTLAVNRQFTNQAGEREADFINCVIWRKSAENFANFTRRGALVGITGRIQTRNYEGNDGKRVYVTEVVADNFTLLEPKQTTEQRPRESTRERQQEQKRNNFNDFNNTPDPFSGHGESIDISDDDLPF, encoded by the coding sequence ATGATCAACAATGTTGTCCTTGTGGGCAGACTTACGAAAGATTGCGATTTAAAGTACACATCAAGCGGCACGGCGGTGGGGACATTTACCCTTGCCGTCAATCGACAATTCACGAATCAAGCAGGGGAACGGGAAGCGGACTTCATCAACTGCGTAATTTGGAGAAAGTCAGCCGAGAACTTCGCGAACTTCACACGCAGAGGTGCGCTGGTTGGTATCACTGGAAGAATCCAGACGCGGAACTATGAAGGTAATGACGGAAAACGCGTATACGTGACAGAAGTCGTTGCGGACAACTTCACTTTACTAGAGCCGAAGCAAACAACAGAACAGCGGCCAAGGGAAAGCACGCGGGAACGCCAACAGGAGCAGAAGCGGAATAACTTCAATGATTTCAACAATACGCCGGATCCATTTAGTGGCCATGGCGAGTCTATTGATATTAGTGATGATGACCTGCCGTTCTGA